Proteins encoded together in one Prunus dulcis chromosome 3, ALMONDv2, whole genome shotgun sequence window:
- the LOC117622103 gene encoding ferredoxin-thioredoxin reductase catalytic chain, chloroplastic yields MTLQLQAPSFRVSISSFVSPLRRSTHRHVIRAQAEPSEKSVEIMRKFSEQYARKSGTYFCVDKGVTSVVIKGLADHKDSLGAPLCPCRHYDDKPAEAGQGFWNCPCVPMRERKECHCMLFLTSDNDFAGPEQTISLEEIRESTANM; encoded by the exons ATGACTCTGCAACTCCAAGCTCCGTCCTTCCGCGTCAGCATTtcctccttcgtttctcctcTCAGACGCTCCACCCACCGCCATGTAATCCGAGCTCAAG CGGAACCATCAGAGAAATCTGTTGAAATTATGAGGAAGTTCTCTGAGCAGTATGCTCGCAAGTCTGGAACATACTTCTGCGTGGATAAGGGAGTGACTTCTGTTGTTATCAAG GGATTGGCAGACCATAAAGATTCATTGGGAGCGCCACTCTGCCCTTGTCG GCATTATGATGACAAACCTGCCGAGGCTGGCCAAGGCTTTTGGAACTGCCCATGTGTTCCTATGAGAGAGAG GAAGGAGTGCCACTGCATGCTCTTTCTCACTTCTGACAATGATTTTGCTGGACCGGAACAG ACCATCTCCTTGGAAGAGATCAGAGAATCAACAGCAAACATGTAA